From Camelina sativa cultivar DH55 chromosome 20, Cs, whole genome shotgun sequence, the proteins below share one genomic window:
- the LOC104770854 gene encoding beta-glucosidase 31-like, whose translation MEIKVIALVFTLCVASWDTVEGRSFRFSTTPLNRYSFPPHFDFGVASSAYQYEGAAKEGGRTQSIWDNFTHAFPERTSMDNGDVAVDFYHRYKEDVQLMKGMNIDSFRFSLSWSRILPSGKLSDGVNKEGVQFYKNLIDELIKNGIKPFITIYHWDIPQALDDEYGSFLSPRIIDDFRNYARFCFQEFGDKVSMWTTFNEPYVYSVSGYDAGNKAMGRCSKWVNSLCVAGDSGTEPYLVSHHLLLAHAAAVEEFRKCDKISKDAKIGIVLSPYWFEPYDIASDADKEAVERALAFNLGWHLSPLVFGDYPKTIKANAGNRLPSFTKEQSMMVKNSFDFIGVNYYTARFVAHDLHVDISRPRFMNDQHLQYKMTNRSGDNISSESDGSKILWSYPEGFRKILKHIKNTYNNPTIYITENGFDDYENGTVTREEILEDTKRIKYHQEHLQELQKAITEDGCDVRGYFTWSLLDNFEWEHGYAVRFGLYYVDYADGLKRHAKNSAKWFKHFLQRSEKPMPMDLFKSVKNWWSALQMI comes from the exons ATGGAAATTAAGGTTATTGCACTAGTATTCACACTATGTGTAGCATCATGGGATACTGTAGAGGGAAGATCTTTTAGATTTTCTACGACTCCACTAAATCGTTATAGCTTTCCTCctcattttgattttggtgttgcTTCTTCTGCTTATCAG TATGAAGGTGCTGCAAAAGAAGGAGGGAGAACTCAAAGCATATGGGACAATTTCACACATGCATTTCCAG AAAGGACAAGCATGGACAATGGAGATGTTGCCGTTGACTTTTATCATCGTTATAAG GAAGACGTCCAACTAATGAAGGGAATGAATATAGATAGTTTCAGATTTTCCCTGTCCTGGTCAAGAATATTACCAA GTGGAAAACTAAGTGATGGGGTCAATAAAGAAGGGGTTCAATTCTACAAGAATCTTATTGATGAGCTTATCAAAAACG GTATCAAACCTTTTATAACAATTTATCATTGGGATATACCGCAAGCTCTTGACGATGAGTATGGTAGCTTTTTAAGTCCTCGAATCAT AGATGATTTTAGAAACTATGCCAGATTTTGTTTCCAAGAGTTTGGGGACAAGGTTAGTATGTGGACAACGTTCAACGAGCCATATGTGTACAGCGTTTCGGGTTATGATGCGGGCAACAAGGCAATGGGTCGATGTTCCAAATGGGTAAATAGTTTGTGTGTAGCTGGTGATTCGGGCACGGAGCCTTATTTAGTATCTCACCACCTTCTTCTTGCTCACGCTGCTGCCGTTGAAGAATTCAGAAAATGTGACAAG ATTTCAAAAGATGCTAAGATAGGCATAGTGTTGTCTCCTTATTGGTTCGAGCCATATGACATTGCTTCTGATGCTGACAAAGAAGCAGTTGAAAGAGCTCTTGCTTTCAATCTTGGTTG GCATCTCAGCCCTCTCGTTTTCGGAGACTATCCAAAGACGATAAAGGCAAACGCTGGAAATAGACTGCCATCTTTCACCAAGGAGCAATCTATGATGGTTAAAAATTCATTTGATTTTATCGGAGTAAATTACTACACTGCCCGGTTTGTCGCTCACGATCTTCACGTCGATATATCTCGGCCTCGCTTCATGAATGACCAACACCTCCAATACAAAA TGACAAATCGTAGTGGCGACAACATCTCATCAGAATCG GATGGGTCCAAAATTCTCTGGTCATATCCGGAAGGGTTTCGAAAGATTCTTAAGCATATCAAAAATACATACAACAATCCAACTATTTACATAACTGAAAACG GTTTCGATGACTACGAAAATGGAACAGTGACACGTGAAGAGATACTAGAAGATACAAAGAGAATAAAGTACCACCAAGAACATCTCCAAGAACTCCAGAAAGCGATCAC TGAGGATGGGTGTGACGTAAGAGGCTATTTTACATGGTCGTTGTTGGATAATTTCGAATGGGAACATGGTTATGCAGTGAGGTTCGGTCTTTACTACGTTGACTATGCAGATGGTCTAAAACGACATGCTAAAAACTCAGCCAAATGGTTCAAACATTTTCTTCAAAGATCTGAAAAGCCAATGCCGATGGATCTGTTTAAGAGTGTCAAGAATTGGTGGTCTGCATTACAAATGATTTAA
- the LOC104770853 gene encoding protein DOWNY MILDEW RESISTANCE 6-like yields the protein MAAKLISTGRHTTLPENYVRPLSDRPRLSEVSQLEDFPLIDLSSSDRSLLIQQLHQACARFGFFQVINHGINKKLIDDMVSVAHEFFSMSMEEKMKLYSDDPTRTTRLSTSFNVKKEEVNNWRDYLRLHCYPIHKYVNEWPSNPSSFKEIVSKYSREVREVGFKIEELISESLGLEKDYMKNVLGEQGQHMAVNYYPPCPEPELTYGLPAHTDPNALTILLQDTTVCGLQILIDGQWFVVNPHPDAFVINIGDQLQALSNGVYKSVWHRAVTNTENPRLSVASFLCPADCAVMSPAKPLWEDENDEAKPVYRDFTYAEYYKKFWSRNLDQEHCLENFRNN from the exons ATGGCGGCAAAGCTGATATCCACCGGTCGTCACACTACTTTGCCGGAAAACTATGTCCGGCCACTCTCCGACCGTCCACGTCTCTCTGAAGTATCTCAACTGGAAGATTTCCCTCTCATCGATCTCTCTTCCTCAGATCGATCTCTTCTCATCCAACAACTCCACCAAGCTTGCGCCCGGTTTGGTTTCTTCCAG GTTATAAATCACGGAATTAACAAAAAACTAATAGATGATATGGTGAGTGTTGCGCATGAGTTCTTTAGCATGTCTATGGAAGAAAAAATGAAGCTATATTCAGACGATCCAACGAGGACAACAAGATTATCGACGAGCTTCAatgtgaagaaagaagaagttaacAATTGGAGAGACTATCTTAGACTCCATTGCTATCCTATCCACAAGTACGTCAATGAGTGGCCTTCAAACCCTTCTTCATTCAA GGAAATAGTGAGTAAATACAGTAGAGAAGTAAGAGAAGTGGGATTTAAAATAGAGGAATTGATATCAGAGAGCTTAGGTTTAGAAAAAGATTACATGAAGAACGTGCTTGGTGAACAAGGTCAACACATGGCAGTTAACTATTATCCTCCATGTCCTGAGCCTGAGCTCACTTATGGTTTACCTGCTCACACTGACCCAAACGCACTCACCATCCTTCTCCAAGACACAACCGTTTGCGGTCTCCAGATCTTGATCGACGGTCAATGGTTCGTCGTTAACCCACATCCTGATGCTTTTGTCATCAACATTGGTGACCAATTACAG GCATTGAGTAACGGAGTATACAAAAGTGTTTGGCATCGAGCTGTAACAAACACCGAAAACCCAAGACTCTCTGTCGCGTCGTTTCTTTGCCCAGCTGACTGTGCTGTCATGAGCCCGGCCAAACCTTTGTGGGAAGACGAGAACGACGAAGCGAAGCCAGTCTACAGAGACTTCACTTACGCAGAGTACTACAAGAAGTTTTGGAGTAGGAATCTGGACCAAGAACATTGCCTCGAGAACTTTCGGAACAACTAA